The DNA segment CATCGTTAATTTGTTTTAGACGTGAAAAATGTCTGAAAATTTGTATAATATCTTAGAAACAAAATTGTTCCCGTTTGTCGAAAAACCTGGAAGATACACGGGCGGAGAGCAAAACGTTATCGCAAAAAATAACGTAAAATTAAACGGCGTTTTATGTTTTCCCGAACTTTACGACATCGGAATGTCGCATTACGGAAGCCAGATTTTATACCATATCGTAAATTCCAACGAAAACTGGGCTTTGGAAAGAGCGTATATGCCGTGGGAAGACGCCGAAGAAATTATGCGTAAAAACGATATTTCGCTTTATTCTTTGGAAAGTTTTTCGCCGATAAAAAACGCCGATTTTGTCGGATTTTCTTTGCAGTACGAACTTCAATACACGAATGTTTTGGCAATGCTTGATTTGGCGCGAATTTCTGTTTGGACAAAAGATAGAGGCGAAAACGAACCGATAATCATCGCCGGCGGAATAGTTTCGGCAAACCCCGAACCTATCGCGGATTTTTTCGACGTGATTTTTGCGGGCGACTGCGAAAGAACAATTTTTGAGTTTTGTGAAATTATGCAAAATTGCAAAGAAAAAAAAACGCCGCGAAAAGATACCTTAGCGCAAATTGCAAAAATTCCAAACGCGTATATTCCACAAAATTATGAAGTTAAAATTTCAGGAAAATTTAGTGTCGCCGCATTTGAGAAATCGATAGAATTTGCAAAAATCGAGGAAATTTCTGAAAAATATATTCCACAAAAGCAACTTGCGCCGATAGTGGAAACCGTTCATAACCGTGCGGCGATAGAAATTATGCGCGGCTGTACTCGCGGCTGCCGCTTCTGTGCGGCGGGATATTATTATCGTCCTATTCGCGAAAGAAACATCGGAGATATTTTGGAGCAAATCGCAAATTCTGTGAAAAATACCGGTTGGAACGAAGTGGGTTTGTTGTCGCTTTCGACTGCGGATTATTCGCAATTTGCGCCGCTTATGTGCGAATTGAAAAACAGAAATCTTGACGGTGTAAAAATCGGAATCCCGTCCACAAGACTTGACGCCATGGATGAAAATACGCAGACTTTACTCGACGAAATCTCGCAGTCTTCGTCGTTAACAATCGCTCCCGAAGCGGGAAGCCAGCGCTTGAGAAACGTAATAAATAAAGATTTTACGACGCAAAAAATATTAGAAACGACAGAAATTCTTGCAAAGCGAAAAATGAACACGATAAAACTTTATTTTATGATAGGACTTCCAAGCGAGACGAACGAAGACATCGACGAAATGATAAATTTGATAAAAAAATGCGGCGAAATCGTGTATTCTCATACTAAAAGGTGTACGCTTAACGTGTCGCTTTCACCGTTTTCGCCAAAACCGCATACGCCGTTTCAATGGGAAGAATTGTGCGATTTACAGGTAATTTTGCAGCGCGGCATAAGGGTGAAAACCACGCTGAGAAATATAAAAAACGTGAATATAGACTACCGCGATACGTCGCTTTCGTTTTGTGAATCCGTCTTAGCAAGAGGCGATAGAGAACTTTCAAAGTTTATTTACGAATTGTTTTTGCACGGTGCGAAATTTGAGGGGTGGAACGACAAATTATCAATCGACTTGTGGAAAAAGTGCGCAAAAAATTGCGGTATCGATTTGGAAAAATACACGCAAAAAATCGACGTTTCGCAAAAATTACCGTGGAGCGTAATTTCAACCGGAGTAAGCGAAAAATTTTTACTTGAAGAACTTAAAAAAGCGTATTCGCAAATCACCACAAACGATTGCAGAAACGGGTGTAATTTGTGCGGAGTCTGCAAAGACAAAGTAAAAATGAAAATTGAAAAAGAATCGCCGAAATACTCAATCCGCGAAAAAGAAGAGGCGGATTTTCAAGGACAGACGAAACGAAGAGTCAGGATTTCTTACAAAAAAATTGAGCGGGCGAGATTTATTTCACACAGGAATTTGATGGATTGCGTCGCGCGTGCGCTTGCCGCTTCTCAAACGCCGGTCGTGTTTTCGCAAGGGTTTCGCTCGCGTCCGAAGATTTCGTTCGCTCAGCCGCTTCCTTTGGGCGCCGTCGGAGAAAACGAACTTTTTGACGTTATCGTTTGGGATACG comes from the Chitinispirillales bacterium genome and includes:
- a CDS encoding TIGR03960 family B12-binding radical SAM protein; its protein translation is MSENLYNILETKLFPFVEKPGRYTGGEQNVIAKNNVKLNGVLCFPELYDIGMSHYGSQILYHIVNSNENWALERAYMPWEDAEEIMRKNDISLYSLESFSPIKNADFVGFSLQYELQYTNVLAMLDLARISVWTKDRGENEPIIIAGGIVSANPEPIADFFDVIFAGDCERTIFEFCEIMQNCKEKKTPRKDTLAQIAKIPNAYIPQNYEVKISGKFSVAAFEKSIEFAKIEEISEKYIPQKQLAPIVETVHNRAAIEIMRGCTRGCRFCAAGYYYRPIRERNIGDILEQIANSVKNTGWNEVGLLSLSTADYSQFAPLMCELKNRNLDGVKIGIPSTRLDAMDENTQTLLDEISQSSSLTIAPEAGSQRLRNVINKDFTTQKILETTEILAKRKMNTIKLYFMIGLPSETNEDIDEMINLIKKCGEIVYSHTKRCTLNVSLSPFSPKPHTPFQWEELCDLQVILQRGIRVKTTLRNIKNVNIDYRDTSLSFCESVLARGDRELSKFIYELFLHGAKFEGWNDKLSIDLWKKCAKNCGIDLEKYTQKIDVSQKLPWSVISTGVSEKFLLEELKKAYSQITTNDCRNGCNLCGVCKDKVKMKIEKESPKYSIREKEEADFQGQTKRRVRISYKKIERARFISHRNLMDCVARALAASQTPVVFSQGFRSRPKISFAQPLPLGAVGENELFDVIVWDTEIVDIAKVNSLLPQGIELFSQKSIDIKENSIEQSTIFTDWKAEKICGENSDIFFEKALKDFLSQEKIEIKTRKKEEDVIVSIIPSEIKNLSINQGVFFTLYTNQKYRPADIVKAIFPQNQVFDFRVIRKKIGLDIRSV